ATCGGCGCCGCAGCTTCAGGAGCGAAACTGATTCCCGGTGTGGTTGATTGAGCAATGTGTGCTCTGCTCTAGTTGGTACAAccgtacaactaattttttgggatCCTCGAGGACAAATCCTTTTTGTGGAACTTGGATGTGGTAATCGTATGGACATGACGCCATACGCATGCTAGTTTCTCTCTCTGAAGTAACCAAGCACTAGCAGCACACGCGTGGAGTGACATTGATCCATCTGTGTTCCGATGTAATATGCAATGCTGTTATATTGTAGCCTGCAAGCTAATCACATGAAACAAGAAGCTACTGCTTAGATGCAAATGACCAGACTAGGTACAGCAGCCACGTTGTGAGGGTGATTGGGGTTGATGTTCTCTAGTGCTCAAGTGTTGCATGGCAAGCTCCTGGATCCTGAGTTGCAGTTGTACTTGGTGTCATCTGTTGTCATTAATCCACTACAAGGAGTCATTCGCAGACCAAAGCATCAGCGGAATCGGCAATGGCAACCATAGGGAGAATACATGTAAGCTAGGTTGATGAAAACTGGCGGTTCTCTTGGAGCATTCTGCAACTCCCTGACTTCATCCATTATCCCTTCCTTTTAAGATGACCACAGTACCCACACAGATCTCCTGAAGTTATGATCCTACCATTTTGGCTTGCAGGTTACAAAAGATGGCTGCCCAGTTATCTTCCACGATGATTTTATCCTCACCCAAAAAACTGTATGTTCTTTTCATCCATTCTTATACTTGTCATCTTTTGCGTATGCACTAAACTATTcatccattgcaagaaaaactctCGAGTTAATCTTCTATTATGGCAAGGTGTGCAGGAGGTTTTGTATGAAAGGCGCGTGACCGATCTTCTTCTGGACGAATTCCTTTCATATGGGGTACAAAAAGAGCCGCACAAGGTACTTCGTCCCTTCTATCTGTTAGATTTTGCTGTGAAGGGTTCATTAGCATGTGCTTAAAACGCCATTATATTCACTTCATAATTTCTGTTCAGGTCTCCAAGCCCCTACTTAGACGGATGGAAGATGGCAGAGTCCTTGCTTGGAGCACCGAAGAAGATGATTATCTCTGCACATTGCAGGAAGTCTTCGAACATGTCAGTCCCCATCTGGGATTTAACATCGAACTAAAGTTTGATGACAACATTATCTATCCGGGCGTCAACCTTAACCGTGCTCTTCAAGCTGTACTGCAAGTATGGATTGCTCTTGTTCATTTAATATGGTATCGGTTAATTCCCATACAATCATTTGGTCACTGTGAGGCGACGACCATAACATTGTTAAATGGTCTGGTAGGTTGTTTTTCAGTATGCTGGCAACAGACCACTCTTTTTCTCAACATTCCAACCTGATGCCGCACGGATAACACGTGAACTCCAAAGTGTATACCCTGTAAGCATGCCTTGAAAATTCTGTATTCATTCTATGTCTaattattttttgaaaagtttcctCACATTTGCCCCTTTTTAGAAAAAAAGAATGTTTCTAAACAGTAAACACTCTAGCTAGCTAATAGTATTTCACCGATTACTTGTATCACTTACCGCATTGCAATGGGGAACAGTGTGGTAGTAGCGCGTGGTTCACTTGCATACGAGTATCGAGGATGTTTTGTGCTCCCTAGTTACAGCAAGTAGGAATGCCTTCAAGATTTCTCATTTACTTGCATAAAGAGAAAAAAATGCAACTGAGAAGTTCGTGAAGGCATAAGCGTACTTCACAGAAGGGACGCGCGCAGGGAGGAGGCGTTGTCTGGCACCGTGGGGGCGTTGACAGCAGGCCTGCCAAGGTTGATGCGTCAGttcctgctctgaagatggatcagTGGAAGACGGCGGCGACGACCTATGAGAGTGCGTCGGACCCGTTTGCGCCCCAAACCCagtatgtggcttggttggggcctccggctttagatgttaggcatttgtgtgatgtctgtttggtattaggctcggactatcgacaccccttcatcaagtggataggagtagcgacagatgttgctaaGATGGTGACTTCAGACTAcctgatgtactactttgtaaggtctttgtgaataattaataaaatggctgcatgcatctcctagatgcagaggccaggggtcatcctccttttcgaaaaaaagcgTACTCTTAAATCAGCATGTAATATCATATTCCTGCAATAAGaaaagtatttaaaaatgttataATGCATAGCTTATTGTGTTTAATGTATATACAATTCAGTGACCGGACTGATGATAATAGGTATGAAGAGAAAGACAACTTCAGTCCAAACCAGTATCTTATTCGCTATTTTAACTTGTCTGTGATGTGGAATTGCATGATTTTGATGTCTGTAGTTTCTAATTTGAATAAAATTTTGCCGTCCATTTAAGTACATACATACTTCAGCACTATCGTATTCAACTTTTTATCTTTCATTAGGTACTGTTCTTAACAGAAGGGGGAACAGCCAAACACGATGATAGGAGAAGGAACTCACTCGACAATGCTATCCAAGTGTGCCAAGAGTATGACTTGCATGGGGTTGTGTCAGAAGTCAGAGGAGTTCTAAAAAATCCCTCTGCGATCCTAAAAGCACAAGAATCCAACCTTGCTATTCTCACCTATGGGCAGCTCAAGTAAGCAGCGCACTGTTATCCTGCGTTCATGTTTCTCGGGTATGTGTTCTCAGAAATCTTACAGATTTCCTGGATTTATTGGTTGCATATATGCAGTAATGTGCGGGAGGCTGTTTACATCCAGTATCTAATGGGTGTGAATGGTGTCATTGTTGATCTAGTGGAGGAGATATCCAATGCTGTTGCAGATTTCAGTAAACCAGACCTCGGCCAGAGCACATTCAGTAACAGTGTTGACATATGCAGAAAACATGAGTCGTTCTCACAGCAGCAGCTGGGGTTCCTGCTCCGGCTTATACCTGAACTGATTCAGCAACCACACTAAAGATAGATAGTAGCCAAGATTGTCCCGGTTTTGAAGCAAGCTGAGGATTTCATGCTCTGTTGACATTTCTGACAGTTGTATTTAACACTAGTCTagaaggtactccctctgtaaagaaatataagatcgtttagatcactacttgaGATGTTTAAAACATAGATGATCTATACAATAAAGATAGTCAAATCACCCGGCAAACTATTATGTATGATTGACCAATCCTGTTGCAACTATGTGCATAACAACTTTGTTAACGATAAGAACAGCAATCCATGGCCAGAACGTTTTGAAAGCTTACTGGATCGTAATCTGTTTGAATATAGCAAGTTCTTTTTTTCAGACAAAGGGTGGGTTTTAGAGCGAGTTTTTTTTGGGCGGAATTAGAGCAAGTTAAATTAGATTAAAGAAAAACCTGGAGTGGTGTGGCACCCATGTTTCTTGTGTAGAGGCCATCAGGGAACCCCAGCTGCTGCTGTGAGAAGGACTCATGTTTTCTGCCTATGTTCGCTGTTACTGAACGTGCTCTGGCCGAGGTCTGGTTTACTGAGATCTGCAACAGCATTGGAGATCTCCACTAGATCAACAATGGCGCCATTCACACCCATTAGATACTGGACGTAAACAGCCCCCCGCACATTACTTttctttttagaaaaggaggataaggattacccccggcctctgcatctgggcgatgcatgcagccattttattaattattcacaaagaccttacaaagtggtacatcaggtagtctgaagccaccatcctagcaacatctgtcgctactcgtATCCCTGCACATTATTGCATATGCAACCAATAAATCCAGGAACTCCACAACGGGTGGGGTTGAGATCGAGACTTGGCCTACGTGAAAGAAACTATCTGAACATGCTCTGATGTCCGTGTGCAGGACATTGCTTGCTCAGACTAGTAGTAGTTGCATGGCATCCTTTTGGATCGTAATAGCTCTCTTCTCTTAAGCCCTAAGTAACAACTAGACATGCATGGGTCCTCCTTCTGCCTGCAGAATAACGAGAATTATTTGCACATGGTGCATTGCTTACCGATCTGAACAGAACCGAATGACTGACGCGCCACCAACCCTTCCAATTCAAGAAATCCGTCTTTCATGTGGCCCTTCTCCATCTATACATACCTGGACAGGCAAAATGCCATCCTGCAGGTGACTCACTTTGACATCCTTTTCTGAAAGAAAGGTGACCCAATTCGTGCATGATTAGTCAGCAGAAACACAAAGCAGATGCACTTAtttttcctctcctctcctcctgaCCCATTAAAGAAAGACAAGGCTTCCCCTCCTCTTCCTTGAGGAGGAGCCTCACAACAGCTGACCTAGGTAGGACAACCCATCACCGTCTGCCCAATCTGTTTTGCTTAGTCTGGCTCTGCCCAGATTATACTACATATAAAACCCTTGGCGACCCGAATGTCGGCGACCTAACCGCGCTCCCATTGGCGGGCGAcagagggaggaaggaggggttTCCCTTCCCTTGTGACAAAGGCATCGCCCTGATTTGTCATAGTAGCGATCTTGCCTGGATCCTTGATGCGGTCCGGTCTTGGCTCCTTTCAGCTCTCAATCAATAATTTACTAGTACCAGCCATTAGGGTATCGTGTGACCCATGTAGATAGATTATAGATTGGGTCAGAGTTGCTTCGTGGACAAGGTCACCAGACAGATTAGTCAGAGGCATGCACCCCCACTCCAAAGGCATTGACACTGCAGGAAAGCAACCTCAAAAGGGACCTGTGTAGGTGTGGTGCAAATGTGGTGCATCACGCTTTTTTGGACAGAAAAAAATGGCACACGTCCATAGCTTTATTTAGCTTTCACTTCAATTCTCATGTTCACATTGCTACTGTACTGTTATACTCCTCGTATTGTACTCCTTGTGGACGGCTGATCTGGATCAGATCTGGTGTTGCGAAAAAAGACATGGCGCACAGTATCGGGAACGTAGTACGCTCAACAGAGTAAAAACGGTTGTCACTCTTTCTTTCTGAACCTTTTGGTTCTTGGGATCTTTGTTCTGCTCAAGGAACTTGGTATATAAAggtatttttcatggtgtggtgcaaATGTGATTCATCATGCTTTGAAGAAAGAGGGTACGTAACTTTCGCTAACGGGCGGTTAACAGTTTCAATGTTCACATTGCTAGTTGTGATGTAGAATCTTCGAGCTGTTGCATCGCACTGTCAGTTTTCACGTTTAAAGGCTTTGGTTATCAGAGAAATGCTGAAGGTTTCTTGCTCTTCCTATGATTGGTCTTTACCTAACTGCTGACGGGTAGCTTGCTTGCCTGCTTATTCTCTGCAAGGATCTCAAGGATTGCTTTTTGTTCAAGGAAAAAGTGACATCACATATCACTAAGTTTGATTGGACTTGATGAAACGACCGCCTC
The sequence above is drawn from the Triticum aestivum cultivar Chinese Spring chromosome 7A, IWGSC CS RefSeq v2.1, whole genome shotgun sequence genome and encodes:
- the LOC123151970 gene encoding glycerophosphodiester phosphodiesterase GDPD2 isoform X1; the protein is MALPATTPRAAVRCPIAACAPTPPVTAGGRPRELPFALLAERGMVVGGHRGMGMNAVGAPPGARVGAARERENTLLSFGRAAEHAAVAFVEFDVQVTKDGCPVIFHDDFILTQKTEVLYERRVTDLLLDEFLSYGVQKEPHKVSKPLLRRMEDGRVLAWSTEEDDYLCTLQEVFEHVSPHLGFNIELKFDDNIIYPGVNLNRALQAVLQVVFQYAGNRPLFFSTFQPDAARITRELQSVYPVLFLTEGGTAKHDDRRRNSLDNAIQVCQEYDLHGVVSEVRGVLKNPSAILKAQESNLAILTYGQLNNVREAVYIQYLMGVNGVIVDLVEEISNAVADFSKPDLGQSTFSNSVDICRKHESFSQQQLGFLLRLIPELIQQPH
- the LOC123151970 gene encoding glycerophosphodiester phosphodiesterase GDPD2 isoform X2; the encoded protein is MALPATTPRAAVRCPIAACAPTPPVTAGGRPRELPFALLAERGMVVGGHRGMGMNAVGAPPGARVGAARERENTLLSFGRAAEHAAVAFVEFDVQVTKDGCPVIFHDDFILTQKTEVLYERRVTDLLLDEFLSYGVQKEPHKVSKPLLRRMEDGRVLAWSTEEDDYLCTLQEVFEHVSPHLGFNIELKFDDNIIYPGVNLNRALQAVLQVVFQYAGNRPLFFSTFQPDAARITRELQSVYPVLFLTEGGTAKHDDRRRNSLDNAIQVCQEYDLHGVVSEVRGVLKNPSAILKAQESNLAILTYGQLK